One region of Thunnus albacares chromosome 8, fThuAlb1.1, whole genome shotgun sequence genomic DNA includes:
- the si:ch211-149k23.9 gene encoding germ cell-specific gene 1-like protein, with protein sequence MLERMSRRSRSLLSLTLTTLALALSILALCTSYWCEGTHKVVKPLCLSPVKMKNCGQNNSEPYTTESPTQSPFNRTLSPARREELAKIRQRQLANAVHYIWETGEDKFAFRYFHTGFWESCEKHSDGEKCRSFIELTPGETQGVLWLSVISEFTYIGLLGMGFLLMWLEVLCSHKEMHSLKINAYAAICTVLSGLLGMVAHMMYTTVFQMTVIVGPKDWRPQSWDYGWSFALAWVSFSCCMGAAVVTLNSYTKTIIELRRRQRLRLEEARAATHAPSYDEVVPGGGLYSVSGLLQCPDGMIDVAWAPNGSVVGVGNGDVPTLVLVGGCGPEGCEDCEREMDEMEEAMDRADSPC encoded by the exons ATGCTGGAGCGTATGTCACGTCGCTCTCGCTCCCTGCTCTCCCTGACCTTGACCACTCTGGCTCTGGCCCTCTCCATCCTGGCTCTCTGCACGTCCTACTGGTGTGAGGGCACTCACAAGGTGGTCAAGCCCCTCTGCCTGTCGCCTGTCAAAATGAAGAACTGTGGTCAGAACAACAGCGAGCCTTACACCACAG AGAGTCCAACTCAGAGCCCCTTCAACCGCACGCTGTCTCCAGCCAGGAGGGAGGAGCTGGCCAAGATCAGACAGAGGCAGCTGGCCAACGCAGTTCACTACATCTGGGAGACGGGGGAAGACAAGTTTGCTTTCAGATACTTCCACACCGGCTTCTGGGAGAGCTGTGAGAAACACAGCGATG GGGAGAAATGCCGAAGCTTTATTGAGTTAACTCCTGGAGAAACACAAG GTGTGCTCTGGCTGTCAGTCATTTCAGAGTTTACGTACATCGGCCTACTGGGGATGGGCTTCTTACTCATGTGGCTGGAAGTCCTGTGCTCCCATAAAGAGATGCACTCACTAAAGATCAATGCTTATGCAGCTATCTGTACTGTGCTATCAG GTCTTCTTGGGATGGTGGCCCATATGATGTACACCACTGTATTTCAGATGACAGTCATTGTGGGCCCCAAAGACTGGAGGCCTCAGTCCTGGGACTACGGCTGGTCATTTGC TCTTGCTTGGGTGTCCTTCAGCTGCTGCATGGGGGCTGCCGTGGTCACTCTCAACTCCTACACAAAGACCATCATTGAGCTCCGTCGCAGACAGAGGCTGCGTTTGGAGGAAGCAAGAGCTGCCACTCACGCCCCATCCTACGATGAGGTGGTTCCAGGGGGCGGGCTCTACTCTGTCAGTGGCCTGCTGCAGTGCCCAGACGGCATGATTGACGTAGCGTGGGCCCCGAATGGCAGTGTGGTTGGAGTGGGAAATGGGGACGTGCCAACGTTGGTTTTAGTAGGAGGCTGCGGGCCAGAAGGGTGTGAagactgtgagagagagatggacgAGATGGAGGAGGCCATGGACCGAGCTGATTCACCTTGTTAA
- the atg12 gene encoding ubiquitin-like protein ATG12 — MSDNAESPTETQKEESQSPPDDSTTSEEKKKIDVLLKAVGDTPIMKTKKWAVDRGRTVQSLSQFIARFLKFDASEQLFIYVNQSFAPSPDQEVGVLFDCFGSDGKLVLHYCKSQAWG; from the exons ATGTCTGACAACGCAGAGTCTCCAACTGAAACGCAAAAAGAGGAGTCACAGTCACCGCCAGACGACTCGACGACgagtgaggagaaaaaaaaaa ttgATGTGCTGTTGAAAGCGGTGGGAGACACTccgataatgaaaacaaagaaatgggCAGTGGACAGGGGAAGGACGGTACAGTCTCTTTCTCAGTTCATCGCTCGCTTCCTCAAGTTTGATGCCAGTGAACAACTG ttcatCTATGTTAACCAATCTTTTGCTCCCTCACCGGATCAAGAAGTAGGGGTTCTCTTTGAT tgtTTTGGCAGTGATGGCAAGCTGGTTCTACATTACTGTAAATCTCAAGCCTGGGGCTAA
- the isoc2 gene encoding isochorismatase domain-containing protein 2 — translation MASIGRLSTKDSVLLLCDMQEKFRPNIFQFTNIVSNAARLLQACRVLGIPPILTEQYPKGLGPTVPELGAGDLTAHAKTSFTMMTEDVVKELQTLGNPKQFILCGIEAHACIACTAYDLLEKGMEVHIVADAVSSRSQTDRLFALSRLKQSGAFLTTTEAVLLQLVQDAKHPNFKEIQKLLAHPSPDTGLLAFFSAL, via the exons A TGGCAAGCATCGGCAGGCTCTCCACCAAAGATTCAGTGCTGTTGCTGTGTGACATGCAAGAGAAGTTCCGACCCAACATCTTTCAGTTCACCAACATTGTCAGCAATGCAGCCAGACTGCTCCAG GCCTGTCGTGTTCTAGGCATCCCCCCCATCTTGACAGAGCAGTACCCTAAAGGTTTGGGACCCACAGTACCAGAGCTAGGAGCAGGGGACCTGACCGCTCATGCTAAAACGTCATTCACCATGATGACAGAGGATGTGGTGAAGGAGCTGCAGACCCTGGGGAACCCCAAACAGTTCATACTGTGCGGAATAGAGGCACACGCTTGTATCGCG tgtACAGCGTATGACCTGCTTGAAAAGGGGATGGAGGTTCATATCGTGGCTGATGCCGTCTCATCTAGAAG CCAGACAGACCGTTTGTTTGCTCTGTCCCGACTGAAGCAGAGTGGAGCTTTCCTCACCACCACAGAGGCTGTTCTGCTACAGCTGGTCCAAGATGCCAAACACCCCAACTTTAAGGAG aTCCAGAAGCTTTTGGCCCACCCGTCCCCCGACACCGGCCTCCTCGCCTTCTTCAGCGCTCTGTAG